DNA from Salinibacterium sp. dk2585:
CCGGAAGCAGACGCAGAGACGATCCTCAGCGAGGCTGTCGCCGAAGCGTTCGAAGGAAGCCCCCCGCGCGGGTTGACGCAGCTCGTGTTGCAGGGTTCGGCAGCCCGTCGGCTGATCGAGCAGAGCGCAAAGGCCTCCATGCTCGTCGTGGGCAGTCGCGGCCATGGTGGGTTCGCCGGGCTGCTGTTGGGGTCGGTCAGCGCAGCCTGCGCCGCCCACGCCCATTGCCCCGTGCTGATCATCCACAGCCCGGATGCGAGCTGAGCGAGCACCGCGCGCCTGTGCGAACTGCATTCCCGGCAGCCACGCACCGATGGCGAGCCTTAGCCGACTGTTGGAGTCGCCGCTGCGGGCCGCGGTGCTGCCGCTGAGTCGGGCGGGGTGCGGCGCCAAGGCCGATGCGCGTAGATCGCGAGGAGCTCTGCGCCGAGGCCGAAGAGCACCATCGCAAGCCACACCGCGATGTTCAGCCAGGGGATCTGCAGACCGACGATGAGAATGGCCCCGCCGACCAGCGCCGGGACGACGGGATGTTGGGTGCCGCGAAACAGGAGGCGTCCGATGTAGTAGGCACCGAAGACAAACGTCGCAAGCGTGAACGCAATCCACACGAGGAGGACAGCGAGGGCGAGAGGCGCGCCGATCACCGTCACCAGGAGGAACAGCAGAACGACCGGGACGGTGATGGATGCCACGAAGCCTACGAGCAGTGCCTTCCACGGTGATGGAACCAGCTGTTCCGTCACCTGGCGCAAGAGACGCGGAAGGAGCAGTGCCGTCAGCGCAGTGATGAGACTGAACGCGACCAGCGCGTAGAGCAGCCCAAGGAGCCATCCTGCAAACAGGGCCAACGGCGACGCTTCGACTTCCTCTCGTTGCGGCGTGACGATTTGCTCCACGCTGCCCTCGACAGCGCCTTCGGCGATGTTCGCTTCGACGTCGCTGTCATATGTGACGTCTCCGCCGACCGATCCGTCGATCGTGAGCGTGCCGACTCCCACGACCACGTCTCGTCCGACCTCCCCCGCGATTGCAATGTCGCCTGCGCCGCCCACGAGGTCACCGCCGAACGAACCAGCATCGGTGACATTGAGAGTCGCCGCAAAGATCGTTCCGCTGCGCGTGACATCGCCGTCGACGGTGACGTCCTGTGCCGCGATGCGCACGTTGCCATCGACCGTGCCGGTGATGACGATGGTCTGCGCTGCGGCGATGATGTCCCCCGTCACATCTCCGCTGACCGTAATGTGCTGGCCCGACGCATACACGTCGCCTTGAATGTCGCCCGCGACGTCGACAGTCACGCCACTGTAGAACTGCGGCCCCTCGCCCTGAGCAGCCGCCGAAGCGGACGATGCCTTCGTTTCCTTCAGGGCGACCGCTGCGCCAGCGCCGGTGGCGAGAACCAGAACGCCCGCTGCCAGTACCACGGTGACGAACCGACGCGTGTTAGACCGAACGCTCATTTCCGCGCCTCTCATGCTGGATGCGACGAGCATCCCAGCGAGGGACCGTCCCCAACAGAGCTAAAGGTCCCGCCGCTAGGTTCATACGCACAGCTCCATTGCTCAGGCGGCCGGCGTCACGAGAGGGTCAAGGGGATGGGACGTTGTGCTCCATCAGTGCCGGCTGGTGTCCTCTAGGTTCGGCCCTATGGAACTGACCTGCCGAATCCGGGCTGGGTGGATGCCCGTGACCCGATCAAGGAAGCGTTCGCCGCGGCCATGCGCTTGAGCAGGTACCAGGAGATCGCAGATACGCTCGCTCGTCACGGTTTGGGGTTTCTCGCGGATGCTGTAGGCCTCAAGCGGTGGGCGCCCCCTGCGGTCAGGCGCTCGGCAGGCGCAGCTCGCTGGCAGTCCCACACCGTTCCGGAACGGGTCCGCCTCGCCCTGGAAGACCTCGGACCGACGTTCGTGAAACTCGGCCAACTCCTGTCTGCGCGTCCCGACCTGCTGCCGCAAAGTTTCATCGTCGAGCTGTCAAAGCTGCAGGATGCCGGTGAAGTAGTGCCCGAGGAGGCCATCCTGGATATCCTGCGTCACGAGCTTGGCGATGAACCAGAGGAAGTCTTCGCCCGCTTCGACCGCACGCCGCTGGCCTCCGCCTCTATCGGTCAAGCCCATGCCGCCACCCTGCGCGACGGCACCCCGGTCGTCGTCAAGGTGCGACGGCCAGATGCGCTCAGACAGGTACACGAAGATCTGGAGATTCTGGAGAACCTGGCGGAGACGGCAAGTCGCGTCTGGGAGCCCGCGCGCACCTACAATCTCCGCGGCATCGTCCAGGAGTTCGCTCAGACTCTCCGCGCAGAGCTGGACTACCTGCGAGAAGGACGCAACGCCGAACGGTTCGCTGCCAACTTCGCACAACAGGCGAACGTGCACATACCGCGCGTCTTCTGGGAGACGACAACGACCCGTGTTCTCACCCTCGAACGCATGACGGGCATCAAGATCAGCGACATCACCGCCCTCGACGCTGCCGGTATCGACCGAAAAGCTCTCGCGGAGGCCGGTGCCGGCATCATTCTTCAGATGATCTTCGAGGACAGCTTCTTCCACGCCGATCTCCACCCGGGAAATCTCTTCGTGCACGCGGACGGGAGCGTCGCGCTCATCGACTTCGGCATGGTCGGCGAGATGAGTGAGGAACTCCACAATGACCTCATCCAGTTCCTGATCGCATTCACTCGGCGGAATCCGGAGGCGCTCACGGCGGCACTCCTCGATCTCTCCGTCACCAAGGGCCACGCAGACCTGCACGAACTCCGAGACGCGATGGCGTCATTCGTGTCCACGTATGCAGGATTGCCACTGAGCGAAATCAAGTTCACTCACCTGCTCCAGGAACTGCTCGCGATAGTGCGTCAACAACGCTTGCAGCTTCCGCGGGAGATCGCGCTTGTATTCAAGGTGCTCATCACGGTCGAAGGCATAGGCACGCAGCTCGACCCGGACTTCGACCTGATCGGTGTGTTGACCCCGTTCGTGCGCCGGCTGATCAAGCAACGACTCTCAGCCGCAGCGATTGCTCGACGCGTCGCAGAGGCATCCGCCGACACGGGTGCCTTACTGCTGGAACTGCCCTCTCGCCTCCGGCGGATCCTCGAAACTGTTGATCGGGGCGGGATCGAGGTACACCTCCGTGCGGCGGAACTCGAACCACTCGTCACTCGGACGGAGCGCATCGGCAACCGCCTGGTCGCTGGCCTGATCACCGCTGCCCTGATCAACGGCGTCGGCGAGATCGTCGTCAGCGAAAAACGGTGGCGCTCCTGGGAAGGCGGTTTGATGGGCGCAGGTGTTACCGTCGTCACCGGGCTGGCCAGCTACTTGGTGTGGACCACCCGACGGCGTCGAGGATGAATCGGCTGAGCTGACAACGGTTCCGAACCGACTAGTCGCGCGGCGTGTAGCCGGCGAGCGGCGTCGGCCCGGGGCTGCTCTCCCACACGCCGGTGAGACTCGCTGCCACGTCGCCGGGCAGCGCGTCACCGACGCGACGGATGACGCTGAGCACGGCATCCTCGGTCGTGATGGTCGTGACCGTGCCGGAGGTGTCGACGTGCAACTCGGATGGCACGGGAACCTCGCGCGACTCCGAGCCGCTTCCCCGCACCTGCGCCGTGCCGGCCATGAGTTCGCGCTGGCCGTCCTTCTCGACGTAGAGCTCGGCTTCCGTGCCGCCATTCACGATCGTGGAGGCGAGTACCTGCGCATACACGGGGTCACCAGTCGCGTCGTAGGCCCAGCGTTTGCCGAGCACCGAGTGGTCCATGGTGCCAATGAGCGCGGCATCCGCCCCCTCCAGCGGAGCGCCGCGGTAGCTGACCGGCACGTGGAGTTCCTCGCCCTGCCCGGCGCTCAGGATGAAGGTCTCGATGCCGACCTCGCCTGCCGGGTCATCGAATCGGTAGGTCGCGACGCTGCGCCACTCCTCCTCGGAGGGATAGGCCCATGGCTGTTCGACGAGCCAGGGGACGATCAGTTCGAGCTTGCTGGGACGCAACTGGGCACGAAAGAGGATGGCCATGGCCACAGGATAGCGACGCCGGATGGGCGCGTGATCAGGCTCGCAGTATGACCTTGCCCGTCGTGTTCCGCGACTCGAGCGCCTCATGCGCGCGGCGGGCATCCTCGAGCGCGAACGCCTCGCCGATGCGCACCGAGAGCGTGCCCTCCGCGATCGCGGCGAAGAGGTCGCCCCAGCGCCACTGCCGCTCCGCCTCATCGCGAAGGAAATGCCACAGGCTCGGGCGCGTGACCAGGAGCGATCCGCCCGAGTTGAGCCGCTGCAGGTCGAAGGGTTCCACCTGCCCACTCGCCCCACCGAAGAGGATGAGCGTGCCGCGGGTACGCAGCGACGCAAGGGAGCCGTCGAAGGTCGAACGCCCGACGCCGTCGTAGACGACCGCGACACCCTCGCCGTCGGTCACCTCGCGACTGCGCTCCGCGAAATCGTCGTAGGAGAAGACATCCGTGGCCCCAGCAGCCCTGCTCAGCTCGGCCTTCTCGGCGGTCGACACGGTCGTGAACACCCGCACGCCCCGCGAGACAAGCCACTGCGTCAGCAGCAGCCCGACACCGCCGGCGCCCGCGTGCACGATGACCGTGTCACCCTCGACCGGCGGGGTGATCGATGTCGACAGGAAGTGCGCCGTGAGTCCCTGCAGGGGCGCGGCCGCCGCGACATCCAGGTCGACGCCCTCGGGCACGCGCATGGCCAGGTCGGCCCGCACCGTGAAGTACTCGCAGTACGTGCCGGCGGCATCCACGGTCGCGACCCTGTCGCCGACCTCGAGTGAGGTCACGCCCTCGCCGAGCGACTCGACGGTGCCGGATGCCTCGACCCCGGGCGTGAACGGAAGCTTCGCCTTGTACACGCCCGAGCGCACATAGGTGTCGTAGAAGTTGACGCCCGCCGCGTGGGTGCGCACGAGCACCTCGCCCGGCCCCGGATCCGGCATCGGCCGCTCCATCAGGACCAGCTTCTCGGGACCACCTGGCTCATCGACCACGATGCTGCGCATGACATGACTCCACTCTCGTCAGAACCTGTCACCCAGCGTAACCAGCGCAGTGACCGGCGTCAGTCACCCGGCGAGCGGTTCACCGACCGCGATTCGCGCGCCGCACCTCACGCGGCGCCTTGCCCCCGAGGAACGACCGCGCCGAATCCACGAGGAACCCCTGCCGCAGCGCCTCCCGGCCGATGAGCATCCTGAACCCCATCGAGTCGCGGTTGGCGAGCGTGACCTCCGCCGTCACGACCCGGCCATGGATCGAGATGTCCATCAGCACAACGATGCGCTCCGTCGTGTGCCCCGAGGAGCTGCGCACCGACCTGTGGTCGTGCACATCGCATTCGATCTCGACAGCGTCACGAGCCGAGCGCTGCCACGGATGCACGGAGAACCGCACGCGCTCCCGCTCGCCGGGAATCAACTCGATGTCGAAGGCGTGCAGGCTCGAGGTGCGCGCGCCGGTGTCGAGTTTGGCCTTGATCCAGGGGACCCCGGAATTCGGAATGCTCACCCATTCACGCCACCCGACAGTGGTGATTGAATGAGGATCCTGTCCCATCCCCCCATCTTGTCAGGGCAAGCACAATGAAACTCGCAATTCTTTCCCGCGCCCGCCAGTCGTACTCCACCCAGCGGCTGCGATCAGCCGCCCTGCAGCGCGGCCACGAGGTCAAGGTGCTCAACACCCTGCGCTTCGCAATCGACCTTTCGGGCGACGAGCCAGACCTGCACTTCCGCGGACGCCCGCTCTCGACCTACGACGCGATCCTGCCGCGCATCGGCAACTCCATCACCTACTTCGGCACGGCCGTCGTGCGGCA
Protein-coding regions in this window:
- a CDS encoding universal stress protein, producing the protein MTRDTDSARIVVGVDGSEESIAALRHGARLADALDAPLEAIAVWDYPLMIDPAYSANWSPEADAETILSEAVAEAFEGSPPRGLTQLVLQGSAARRLIEQSAKASMLVVGSRGHGGFAGLLLGSVSAACAAHAHCPVLIIHSPDAS
- a CDS encoding polymer-forming cytoskeletal protein, which gives rise to MSVRSNTRRFVTVVLAAGVLVLATGAGAAVALKETKASSASAAAQGEGPQFYSGVTVDVAGDIQGDVYASGQHITVSGDVTGDIIAAAQTIVITGTVDGNVRIAAQDVTVDGDVTRSGTIFAATLNVTDAGSFGGDLVGGAGDIAIAGEVGRDVVVGVGTLTIDGSVGGDVTYDSDVEANIAEGAVEGSVEQIVTPQREEVEASPLALFAGWLLGLLYALVAFSLITALTALLLPRLLRQVTEQLVPSPWKALLVGFVASITVPVVLLFLLVTVIGAPLALAVLLVWIAFTLATFVFGAYYIGRLLFRGTQHPVVPALVGGAILIVGLQIPWLNIAVWLAMVLFGLGAELLAIYAHRPWRRTPPDSAAAPRPAAATPTVG
- a CDS encoding AarF/ABC1/UbiB kinase family protein encodes the protein MDARDPIKEAFAAAMRLSRYQEIADTLARHGLGFLADAVGLKRWAPPAVRRSAGAARWQSHTVPERVRLALEDLGPTFVKLGQLLSARPDLLPQSFIVELSKLQDAGEVVPEEAILDILRHELGDEPEEVFARFDRTPLASASIGQAHAATLRDGTPVVVKVRRPDALRQVHEDLEILENLAETASRVWEPARTYNLRGIVQEFAQTLRAELDYLREGRNAERFAANFAQQANVHIPRVFWETTTTRVLTLERMTGIKISDITALDAAGIDRKALAEAGAGIILQMIFEDSFFHADLHPGNLFVHADGSVALIDFGMVGEMSEELHNDLIQFLIAFTRRNPEALTAALLDLSVTKGHADLHELRDAMASFVSTYAGLPLSEIKFTHLLQELLAIVRQQRLQLPREIALVFKVLITVEGIGTQLDPDFDLIGVLTPFVRRLIKQRLSAAAIARRVAEASADTGALLLELPSRLRRILETVDRGGIEVHLRAAELEPLVTRTERIGNRLVAGLITAALINGVGEIVVSEKRWRSWEGGLMGAGVTVVTGLASYLVWTTRRRRG
- a CDS encoding quinone oxidoreductase, with product MRSIVVDEPGGPEKLVLMERPMPDPGPGEVLVRTHAAGVNFYDTYVRSGVYKAKLPFTPGVEASGTVESLGEGVTSLEVGDRVATVDAAGTYCEYFTVRADLAMRVPEGVDLDVAAAAPLQGLTAHFLSTSITPPVEGDTVIVHAGAGGVGLLLTQWLVSRGVRVFTTVSTAEKAELSRAAGATDVFSYDDFAERSREVTDGEGVAVVYDGVGRSTFDGSLASLRTRGTLILFGGASGQVEPFDLQRLNSGGSLLVTRPSLWHFLRDEAERQWRWGDLFAAIAEGTLSVRIGEAFALEDARRAHEALESRNTTGKVILRA
- a CDS encoding RimK/LysX family protein — translated: MGQDPHSITTVGWREWVSIPNSGVPWIKAKLDTGARTSSLHAFDIELIPGERERVRFSVHPWQRSARDAVEIECDVHDHRSVRSSSGHTTERIVVLMDISIHGRVVTAEVTLANRDSMGFRMLIGREALRQGFLVDSARSFLGGKAPREVRRANRGR